The genomic region AGTTTTTTTAGCCTTAAAAAAACCTTCATTAAGCGATTTTTTTGAAAAAGCGTCGCTTGCCGGTATATTTTTATTTGCCCTTTTCATACCGATAAAAGACGGATTTGCAATTTTTGGGATTGTTTTTGCAATTATTTTTTTTATTGCGTTCCGCATTTCTCAAAGGGATTTTAAATTACCGTTTACAGTTTTTAATAAGCCTATTATTATATATATATTGATAGTTATTCTTTCCTTTCTATGGACTTATAGTTTTAGCGACAGTATAAATGAAGGCGGGGAGATTTTATATTTTTTTGCATTTTTCTTTGCAGCTGCAGAATTACTGAACTCACGCAAAAGAATTATGTTTATACTTTATACGTTTGCTTTTTCGATAACGGTCGCTATTTTCTACGGTTTTTTTCAAGGTATTTTTATTAATGCGCTTCATTCCGCAAATAGAGTAACCGGACTTATAGGCAACTGGGACGGTTATCCGGTTCAGGCTTCATACGGGATAGTGTTGTTTATTTCTTTATATATGCTGAAATTTATAGGAATCAATAAAATAGATAATATAAATAATATCAATAATATCAATAATATAAATAATATAAATAAGATAAATAATATAGATAAGACAGGCGGTATAGACAATAAGACAAAAATTATAAATAGCAAAATTATAAATAGCAAAATTATACAAAATTCTTTAATAAGTGTCATAATTTTTGCGGGTTTAATTTCTATCATTCTTTCTAAAGCAAGGTCTGCATGGATTGGAGTTTTTCTCGGTATATTTATTATAATGTTCTTAAGATCAAAAAAAATATTCATTACGGCGTTAATAATAATTCTTATATTTAACGCAGGTTTTTTATATGCCTCTAAAAGTTTTAGAAGCAGAATATTTGCGATGTTTAATCCTCAAATTTATTTATGCGAGGTTAAAGGACATGGAGATATAGAAAGCCATATAGCTTTGGTAGAATCTGCCGCAGCCGTTTTTTTTGAGCATCCGTTAACCGG from Candidatus Acididesulfobacter guangdongensis harbors:
- a CDS encoding O-antigen ligase domain-containing protein — its product is MNAILIAKIAAILCAGLFLVFLALKKPSLSDFFEKASLAGIFLFALFIPIKDGFAIFGIVFAIIFFIAFRISQRDFKLPFTVFNKPIIIYILIVILSFLWTYSFSDSINEGGEILYFFAFFFAAAELLNSRKRIMFILYTFAFSITVAIFYGFFQGIFINALHSANRVTGLIGNWDGYPVQASYGIVLFISLYMLKFIGINKIDNINNINNINNINNINKINNIDKTGGIDNKTKIINSKIINSKIIQNSLISVIIFAGLISIILSKARSAWIGVFLGIFIIMFLRSKKIFITALIIILIFNAGFLYASKSFRSRIFAMFNPQIYLCEVKGHGDIESHIALVESAAAVFFEHPLTGVGVGAFSKYFNTHKNVHFPDYYNPKTGKKEYDTYDNWPENGYMQTLAETGIFSFIVLMWLFFLGLKEPIKLYVNSEDAFVKKISVMTAGMSMVFYGSFIGISNMSNDQLTDLWLLFLAIFASVLNMSKNSGKNH